In Torulaspora globosa chromosome 1, complete sequence, a genomic segment contains:
- the HSV2 gene encoding phosphatidylinositol-3,5-bisphosphate binding protein HSV2 (ancestral locus Anc_5.105): MNVRKAIVEGSTERPARFLQVAFNQDDSCFSGATEDGFVIYNTDPLACKLLRRFQPAEEGRMSGAGTGIGYTRMLYRTNYTALVGGGKRPRYPLNKLVIWEDLQQRESVVLKFMSPIKQVFLSRVHIIVVLESSVEVFQFQSAPKRICPSLDIYPHGTVDFVVSQARYRRESQGSTGNSRGVHNGAASEVSSANGGVNGIIAFPSARSVGQVHIADLSRLKHNDQNPEGTQLLPTSIIKAHKTPIRFLRLNHQGTMIATCSVQGTLIRLFSTHNGSLIKEFRRGSDKADIYEMAFSPKGSKLAVVSDKQTLHIFQISLGKENNGGDEHSRNKTHALRKYVPSSWKPRYLDSVWSMCSVHLRNPMLRDSDGDARLQRDKCKIGWCKYAESESGNDSDEEDSLVLVWRKTGIWEKYVILEREPQQASKHVYSAQETLRNEASTPTQWELVRESWREL, encoded by the coding sequence ATGAACGTCAGAAAGGCCATCGTGGAGGGTTCCACGGAGAGGCCAGCCAGGTTTTTGCAGGTGGCTTTCAACCAGGACGATTCGTGCTTCAGCGGGGCGACGGAAGATGGGTTTGTTATCTACAACACTGATCCCCTGGCTTGcaagctgctgagaagGTTTCAGCCGGCGGAAGAGGGCAGGATGAGTGGTGCCGGTACGGGGATTGGCTACACAAGAATGCTTTATCGCACAAATTACACAGCGTTGGTCGGTGGGGGCAAGAGGCCACGGTACCCTCTGAACAAACTGGTTATCTGGGAGGATCTGCAACAGCGGGAAAGTGTGGTCTTGAAGTTCATGTCACCGATAAAGCAGGTATTTCTGTCAAGGGTGCATATAATAGTGGTGCTGGAGTCGTCAGTGGAAGTTTTCCAATTCCAAAGCGCGCCCAAGAGGATATGTCCATCTCTGGATATATATCCACACGGCACTGTTGACTTTGTGGTTTCTCAGGCTCGTTATAGAAGAGAGTCGCAGGGATCTACGGGCAACAGTCGTGGGGTTCATAACGGGGCAGCCAGCGAGGTTAGCTCCGCTAACGGCGGTGTGAACGGGATCATAGCGTTCCCATCTGCCAGGAGCGTAGGGCAAGTGCATATTGCTGATCTTTCGCGCTTGAAACATAACGACCAGAATCCTGAAGGTACGCAATTACTGCCCACTTCGATCATCAAGGCACACAAGACGCCCATAAGGTTCCTGCGGCTCAACCACCAGGGAACCATGATTGCGACCTGCTCGGTTCAAGGAACCTTGATCCGTTTGTTCAGCACCCACAATGGATCGCTGATAAAAGAGTTCAGGCGAGGCTCCGATAAAGCAGACATCTACGAAATGGCATTCAGTCCCAAAGGCTCCAAGTTGGCCGTGGTATCAGATAAACAAACCCTTCACATCTTCCAGATCTCTCTCGGGAAGGAAAATAATGGCGGCGATGAACACAGCAGAAACAAGACTCACGCACTCAGGAAATATGTCCCCTCCAGTTGGAAACCGAGGTATTTAGATTCAGTATGGTCGATGTGTAGCGTGCATTTAAGGAATCCCATGCTGAGGGATAGCGACGGGGACGCAAGACTACAAAGGGACAAGTGCAAGATAGGCTGGTGCAAATATGCTGAGAGCGAGAGTGGCAACGATTCCGACGAAGAGGACAGTCTCGTTCTAGTATGGAGAAAGACCGGCATTTGGGAGAAATACGTCATCTTGGAGAGGGAACCGCAGCAGGCTTCCAAGCATGTCTACAGCGCGCAGGAGACGCTGCGGAATGAAGCAAGCACTCCCACACAATGGGAGCTCGTCCGTGAGTCTTGGAGAGAACTCTAA
- the PET54 gene encoding Pet54p (ancestral locus Anc_5.106), which translates to MASKKAVSAVLSHLKSGKVLGVAGELSQAGPASRSTALKYKSYNPSLDKADFVNILPEMLFSVAGAARTSGVDFQVLKCRDPRYFQFKDCYVLLFNSSQSLARYRSATELSRINKIRVKFVPLPPGDSSEHVYAQYVKNLTAAFESHGLYNEKSRTKEPFDRSKFDLNALQERIRPIEERSALVWNLPFDMRPHDLIDRFWFYDIKHCFKLYWDVSTGATLYYIAFNDTSDCLKFKRNFHGVHFEDKLHMKLLVETLG; encoded by the coding sequence ATGGCGTCGAAGAAAGCAGTTTCAGCAGTGCTGAGTCATCTGAAGAGCGGTAAGGTGCTGGGCGTCGCCGGCGAGTTGTCGCAGGCGGGTCCTGCGAGTCGCTCCACAGCGTTGAAATATAAAAGCTACAATCCGTCGTTAGACAAGGCCGATTTTGTGAATATACTGCCAGAAATGCTGTTTTCTGTTGCTGGCGCAGCTAGGACCAGCGGCGTCGATTTTCAGGTGCTCAAATGCAGAGATCCCAGATACTTTCAATTCAAGGACTGCTATGtgctgctcttcaacagtAGCCAGTCGCTGGCGAGGTACCGGAGCGCTACCGAACTGAGCCGAATCAACAAGATCAGAGTCAAATTCGTGCCACTGCCGCCCGGCGACAGCAGTGAGCATGTATACGCACAGTATGTGAAGAATCTGACAGCAGCGTTCGAGTCGCATGGTCTGTACAATGAAAAAAGCAGAACGAAGGAGCCGTTTGACCGTTCCAAGTTTGATCTTAACGCACTGCAGGAACGGATCAGGCCGATAGAGGAGAGATCGGCGCTGGTGTGGAACTTGCCCTTCGATATGAGGCCGCACGATTTGATTGACAGATTTTGGTTCTACGATATCAAGCACTGTTTCAAGCTGTATTGGGATGTTTCGACTGGCGCAACCCTATACTACATTGCATTTAACGACACCAGTGACTGTCTGAAGTTCAAGAGAAACTTTCATGGCGTGCATTTCGAAGATAAGCTACACATGAAACTCTTGGTTGAGACATTGGGATAG